The Thiorhodovibrio frisius genome segment CTGTGTTTGATAGATGAGTCCCGAGAGTACTGTCCCGATCAGCCGTCCGCCGGCATTGGCCATGTAGTAGAAACCGACATTCATCGAGACTTTTTGGAAATCCGAGTAGGCCAGAATCAGATAGGAGTGCAGTGCCGAGTTGATGGCGAAGACAATACCAAAAAGCACCAGGCCGACAATCAGGATATCCCCCTGAAGTTGACCCGTGGTGAGTGTTGCGAGCCAGCTCAAATCCAGCCCCGAACGCGCGGCGAACGACTCAGCCAGCTTGGGGAACTTGTCCGGCCCATGGATCATCGCCAATGCCATGGCGGCCGGGATCAGCGCCAGCACCAGCGCCCAGCCGCGCGCCGAGGCGCCACCCGGACCCGCGCGCGATACTCGGCCTTCGGCATCCGTCACCGCCCGCCCGCGCAGCAGCACCGGCGCGCCGGCCTGCACAAAGCCATAGCCAATCACCCAGAGCGCCAGAAAGGCACCGACCTGGGTTGAGGACCAGCCGAGCACTTCATACAGAAATACCGGCAAGGCCACCACAAACCAGACATCGCGCGCGCCGAACAGAAAAAAGCGCGCGGCCGACAGCCAGTTGACCGCCGGGGTGTTGGAGAAAACCTGGGTGAATTTGGCCTTCTCCTTGAGCTTGCCGACGCCCGAGGGCAGTAACAGCGCGGTCACCACCAGCACCAGAAACAGCAGGCCCGCCAGCACCAAGAGCGCGCCACGAAAGCCAATCCATTGCAGCAGCGCTGCGCCGACGAAAAAGCCCGCGCCTTTGAGCGCATTCTTTGAGCCGGTCAGCACCGCAACATAGTTAAACAGCTTTGACTCGGCTCCCGCGCCCTGTCCAGTCAGGCTCTTGACCGAGGCCTTGGCCGACATCTTGTTCAGATCCTTCGCAATGCCAGAGAGCGCCTGGGCGGTCATCACATAGACCACCGCCAGCCAGCCATCCGGCACTGTCAGCATCAGCAGCGCCGCCACCTGCAACGCCATGCCGATGTGCATGGTCAGATTCAGCCCGATGCGCGCCCCCAGCCAACCGCCGACCAGGTTGGTGAGGATGCCGAAGACCTCGTAGAAGAGGAACAGCATCGCGACTTCGAAGGGCGAATAGCCGAGCTGATGAAAATACAGCACCACCAGCATGCGGATGGCGCCATCGGTGATGGTGAAGGCCCAGTACCCGGCCGTCACCGTCAGATAATTGCGGGTGGCGCTGTTCATGGGTTAGAGCGCTCGGGCGATAAGATGCGCAATATCGACCATCCGATTCGCATAGCCCCATTCGTTGTCGTACCAGGCATAGATCTTCACCTGGGTGTCGTTCACGACCAGGGTGGATAATGCATCGACGATGGAGGAGCGCGGGTCGTTCAGGTAATCGACCGACACCAGCGGGCGTTCTTCATAGCCCAAAATGCCGGCCAGCTCGCCTTCGGCGGCGGTTTTGAGAAGCGTATTGATCTCCTCGGCCGTGACGGAACGCTCAGCCTCGAAGACAAAATCGGTCAGCGAGGCATTGAGCAGCGGCACCCGCACCGCATGGCCATTCAGCTTGCCGGTCAGTTCGGGGAAGATCTTGGTGATGGCCCGCGCGCTGCCGGTGGTGGTCGGGATGAGCGACTGACCGCAAGCACGTGCTCGGCGCAGATCCTTATGGCCCAGATCGACGATGCGCTGGGTGTTGGTGATGTTATGCAGGGTGGTCATGCTGCCGTGGCGGATGCCAACCTGCTCGTGCATGACCTTGACTACGGGCGCCAGGCAATTGGTGGTACAGGAAGCGGCGGTGACCAACGGATGCCGCTCTGGATCATAGCGGTCGTGATTCACACCATAGACGATATCCAGCGCGCCTTTGGTCGGCGCCGCGACCAGCACTTTCTTCACCCCTTGGGCGAAGTAACCGTCGAGCAATTCCGGCTGCTTGTGATGCTTGCCGGTGGCCTCAATGACGATGTCGCAGTTCGACCAGTCGCCCTCGGCGATGGTCTTGGCCGAGCTGTAGTGCAAAGACTGGTCGTCGATGGTCAGTCGGTCGTCTTCTCCCGTGCAGGGATAAGGCCAGCGCCCATGCACCGAGTCGAATTCCAGCAGATGGGCGCTGCCAGCCGCATCGCAGGCGATCTCGTTGATGCGGGTGATACCCAGCGCCCCTTCTCCCTCACCCAGCCGCCCCCAGGCCGCGCGCAACGCGAGCCGCCCCATGCGACCGAACCCGTTGATGCCAATGCTGACGGTCATGTGTTTTCCTCCTGATTCGCAAAACACTGGTCGCGATAATATACGACATTTGTTATATTGCAAAAAACAGATTTAACGGAGCCGAAAAAAGCGGGCCTACCGGACCGGGGAGCCCTCGCTTATAGCCGGCCCCTCGTCAACTCAGGAGCTTGCTGATCCAAAACCCCGCCACAACGCGGCGCGCCGGGTCGATTGGCCATGGCCGCCAGCGCCTTGGCATCCTCGCGAAAAGGTGTGGCACCTGCGAGACCTGCGGCTGTTTCGCGCATGACAGCGCACGCCCAACCCGGCAGATCGG includes the following:
- the arsJ gene encoding organoarsenical effux MFS transporter ArsJ, translating into MNSATRNYLTVTAGYWAFTITDGAIRMLVVLYFHQLGYSPFEVAMLFLFYEVFGILTNLVGGWLGARIGLNLTMHIGMALQVAALLMLTVPDGWLAVVYVMTAQALSGIAKDLNKMSAKASVKSLTGQGAGAESKLFNYVAVLTGSKNALKGAGFFVGAALLQWIGFRGALLVLAGLLFLVLVVTALLLPSGVGKLKEKAKFTQVFSNTPAVNWLSAARFFLFGARDVWFVVALPVFLYEVLGWSSTQVGAFLALWVIGYGFVQAGAPVLLRGRAVTDAEGRVSRAGPGGASARGWALVLALIPAAMALAMIHGPDKFPKLAESFAARSGLDLSWLATLTTGQLQGDILIVGLVLFGIVFAINSALHSYLILAYSDFQKVSMNVGFYYMANAGGRLIGTVLSGLIYQTQGLTGCLWWSAGFVLAAFALSLPLPTVAGATSTAEAHTDG
- a CDS encoding ArsJ-associated glyceraldehyde-3-phosphate dehydrogenase yields the protein MTVSIGINGFGRMGRLALRAAWGRLGEGEGALGITRINEIACDAAGSAHLLEFDSVHGRWPYPCTGEDDRLTIDDQSLHYSSAKTIAEGDWSNCDIVIEATGKHHKQPELLDGYFAQGVKKVLVAAPTKGALDIVYGVNHDRYDPERHPLVTAASCTTNCLAPVVKVMHEQVGIRHGSMTTLHNITNTQRIVDLGHKDLRRARACGQSLIPTTTGSARAITKIFPELTGKLNGHAVRVPLLNASLTDFVFEAERSVTAEEINTLLKTAAEGELAGILGYEERPLVSVDYLNDPRSSIVDALSTLVVNDTQVKIYAWYDNEWGYANRMVDIAHLIARAL